The DNA segment GCTAGTAAGGCCTCAGGAGGTGTTAGGCGATTAAGTAGGAGAtcttgccacagctgccactggGTCTGAAACAGGGGAAAGAAGATGGTGGAGGTGAGATAGGGTGCACCTGGTACTGTCTGGCAAGCTGGGGAGGGGAGTGAAAAGAGGGCTTCTCCCAGACCGCCTTCAAAGGCGCTAGAAATGACAGGGTAATGAGCAATCATGGACACTAAATGGGCCCCTGTTCAGAAATTTGTGCTGGGCAAAGTCTACATACCAAAAATTTACTCATTAGGAAATGagtaaattctttctctttggctCTATTaacatggcatatgaaagttcacaaggccaggtatcaaatgcGAGACATAGCTggagcaactccagatccttaacccactggtccaaCCAGAATGCCAGTAAACTCTTTTTGGGGTAAAATTGCTTTCTCCTCATTTCCACGCACCCTCTATCCTGGGTTGCCCTGGCCGATGTACGAGGCACATGGTGTCATAGTCTGTGGCATTTAAGGAAGCTTCTGCGCTTTCGAAGTCACCAGGCACAAAATGGCCATGGCTCCAGATGATCTAGGTTCATGGGGCTGTTGGAGCTCTCATTCCAAAGGTGGTCAGAGAAAAACCACCCCCGCTGCACGGATGCTACGAAACACCACCAGCGAAGGAGGCCACTGGAACTTGGGCTTCCAGGCACCCCAGAGAACCACAGAGCTGTAATGATTTTTGGTTCCTCTCCAAAGTGCTTCTCAACCTCGCAGTGGGCGATTTCGATGCGGCCGGGCGGCCACCGGCCTGAATTCCCGCTTCCAGGTGAGGCTGAAGGCGCTGGTGCTGGGGCCACTTTTGGAGTGGCGCCGCCGAACGCGGGGGTGGGGGTCGAAGGTGCCAGAAGCTACAGGAGGACCTTCGTGATGACGTAGGGGGGCTCCCCCTCGGGGGGCTCCTCTTTGAACGGAACGTGCAGGGGGACCGAGACCAAGGCCAAGGCGCCCTCGCGCCGGCTCACTTCCCGCAGCCGCGCCTGCAGGGCCTCCCTCTCGGCCTGCAGCTCCCGGCGCGCCTGGGCCGCAGCGCGCTCTTCCTCCTGCAGCGCCCGCCGTCGGCGCTCCAGGGCGCGCTCGCCCTGCTCCAGGGCCGCCTCGCGCCGCGCCAGCTCGCGCTCGCGCAGGCTTCCACGCACCGCCAGGGCGCCCATCTGCTCCAGCAGGCGCGCCCAGTCGCCCTCGGCGGCCGCGGCGGGGCCCGGAGCAGAGGGCGGCGAGTGGCGGGCAGCGCTTTCCGCCAGCTCCCGCCTGTGGGCGCTCCTCAGGTGCTTCCACAGCGCCGCGGTGCCGGCGTGCCAGCCCGGGCCGCGGCCCACCTGCTCTCCACACAGCCGGCAGGTGGCCCAGGGGCGCGTAGCGTGGCCTGGGCGCGCCGGCGCCAGGTGGAAGTACCCCCAGGCCTCGGAGTACGGTGTCCCCAGGCGGCCTACAGCCCTGTCCGACCCGCCGGTGTCTTCCATGGTCACGGCCGGCTCGTCGCTCCTCATTCTCTAGGCAGCGCCTGCACACCGGGGAGACGGGGTAAGACGACCACCAAATTATATGTGCACAcggacacccccccacacacaacttCTAGGACAAGAGTAAGCCTGTGAAAAACCAGGCGTCCCTCTCACTGCAGATAAAAATCCTGTGGTTAATTGGCGTAGATACTGgcatttctttttcagtatgtATTAACTGTTGATTCCTCTAGgggaaaatatgttaaaaatatctGGCCCTTCTTTTCTTAACTaagaattttcttctaaattcacTGGGGTCCCCAGCTAACAAGTACTGAGACTAAAATTGGGAAGCCATGCTTCTTTTAATAAGCTAAATTAGTGCTATATGCATAAATTAGTCTTAATTAGTCTCCTttgcactttaaaaacaaacaaaacacctgtCTTTTCCGAATGAGAGCAAGGCTCCCTTCTGAATTCTTCTTGCAATGTTGCAGAAGGAAGGGGATTTAGGAAGTAGTGGGGGGAAGCTTTTAGGAATGAAAATTTTTGTTCCTTAGACTTTAGGGACCAAAGTGCCAGGGCTGAGAAGCcgttttcttatagttgatttacaatgttgtgtgagcagccttttaaaaagctttcagaGAGAacttttttcaagataaaaatatctttgttcttgtgattttaaaaactgcttgTGAGAAAACTGGCCGCACTAGAAATCACTcaagtgttcttttaaaatatgcacatttAGGAAACAGCAATATACAAAGCAGTTTTCTAAACTTTTACCTTCAAATTAGATGGTAGGCCATGTCCTGAGGGCCTTAGTGGTGTCCAGCCAGGCCCAGTTCTCAGGTAGAAACACTGCAGTGGGACTTGTGAATTCTGAAGAGCAGTGCTAGAAGTAAATTCAGAGAACAGGCAGAGGAGTAAAAGAAATTCAATTAAACAGCCCGAAAAGTAGATATTAGAAATACTCACTCGTGCCATGTCCCTCTAGTGTTCATTTTTCTTACTCTCTCATAGCTGTTCcagttataaaacaaaattagtttTCTATATTGCTCAACCCAACTAAACGGTCCTCTTTCTATATATGCAAGATAAAATACTTGGTCAGTTCTtttaatgaaggaagaaaaataaaatagctgctTGCTTTGTCCAACAAATATGTGCTGTTAAAGGGTCCAAACACAACACAGTGACTATCATTGGAAAATCTTttctattaagaaaatatttctcattgtAGTAACCCATCAAATGAGGGGGGGTTAGAAAAGGTGACATTtctcctataaaaaaaaaaacacacaacaattTCACAGAGGGTCACAATGTGTGATTCTAGACACTTTtgctttgaatatttaaaaataataagagaacaTATGACAGACATATGATTTCACTTCAGAACAATTCAGGCCAAGGTGGGAAAATAATGCACAGTGAGATCGCTGGTGCCCGCTTCTACTGTCAGATTTGGAACTAGCAGCAGTGGAGATGATGAAGTTCCAaaatctggttttgttttgtttttgttttgttttttttttttttttgctttttagggctgtactcacagcatatggagattcccaggctagggatctaatcggagctgtagctgctggcctataccacagccacagcaacaccagatcagagccgtgtctgtgacctacactgcagctcacggcaacgccgggatccttaacccactgagtaaggccagggatcaaaccctcaaactcatggttcctagtcggattcattaaccactgagccacaacaggaactcccaaaataatgttttgttAAAAGCAACTAGAAATGACTGAAGACAAAGATGAGAACAGGAAAAATAAGTTGCTATAATAATAGTATTTAGTGAAGCTTTTAATTCAGTTGCTGATGGTTTTGTTACAGATGCATTACAATTTCCTAaacctcattatttttttccccaccaagcAAGTTCATTGAGATCAGGCAGGACATTTAGcacatctcttaaaaaaaaaattactagaatcATCAAAAAAGATAATCAGGCTTCTCTAACAAAAGAAATAGCTATTTACATATCTTCTGATATAACAGGCATTGATTTGAATATAGTTGCCCATTATAATTCGATTCGTATAAAAAGCCTAGAAATTAAAGGCTAGATTTCCCCCAAGAGATTTATTAAATCACTAAAGTCCCTAAAGCCGGAGTGGTGGGATAAGGAGAGGAGTTACAGACCACCTTCAAGGGTaactttttttatggttgaaaaacagaaatcagaTTTTAGAGATGATTTTTGTTATCCAACTTtccctaaatttttttctacatttttctttttttagaatttcattccttctacAGATAGAATCATATCTTTTCGGAGTGCCTTTCaaaaaaattactagacatgCACAAAAGTGGAGAGAAGAGTAGTCTTATGAGTTAAAAGAGATGTAAAGTTTTTGTATAATATCAAGACGACTGCTTTCCATTCTGATATGCCTTCTTGAGCTGAGGGTTGAAAACTGTACATAAGCTGCAGACTCTCTGGCCTGTGCCAAAGACTGAGAGTAATTCTTACTGACGTACCCTTAAAAGTGCCAGAGGTGACAATTACTGTCATGCTTTATACCTCCCCACAAGATGTCTCTGGGTTTCTTCAAAATCTGAGATGCCCTGAGGAGAGCCACATATAGGTGTGCCATCTGTTCTAAGACTTAAGGTGGAAACAAGGATGAGAACCACTCATTTTGATGTCTTAATCCTTTAGATTTAGTGGAGCCCTCATCTGAGCCGGGGACAAGCAGCAGAACAAGTGTCGGCCAGCACAGTGCTGCCCCTCTGAGGGTGGCAGAGGGACATCCTCCGCCTTGGCAGGCCTTCGCTCTCGGAGGTCTTAACCAGTGGAAGGCAGCATGGTTCAGAACTGCCTCACCTTCTCAGTCCTCCGACAACAACTACAGTCTGGCTTAAGCTGGTGTTCTCTTCAGATTTAGTCTCTGAAGAGTGACAGGCAATAACTGTGGCCACAGAGCCTTCCTCACTCAGCTAAGCAACCCCTGAGCTCATTTCAGTTGTCCCAGTGGCACAGAGGGAGAGAGCTCCTCGTCAGCCACCTTGGCTTGGTAGAGAAGTCTTAGAATCTTTAGCCACAAGCCTAATAAACAGAGAGCTCTTACGAACAAGAAAAAGACCAACAGGCAAGGAATATGAGTAGACAAATGACCCACGAGTAAAATCAGATGGCCAGGAA comes from the Phacochoerus africanus isolate WHEZ1 chromosome 4, ROS_Pafr_v1, whole genome shotgun sequence genome and includes:
- the ZBED3 gene encoding zinc finger BED domain-containing protein 3, giving the protein MRSDEPAVTMEDTGGSDRAVGRLGTPYSEAWGYFHLAPARPGHATRPWATCRLCGEQVGRGPGWHAGTAALWKHLRSAHRRELAESAARHSPPSAPGPAAAAEGDWARLLEQMGALAVRGSLRERELARREAALEQGERALERRRRALQEEERAAAQARRELQAEREALQARLREVSRREGALALVSVPLHVPFKEEPPEGEPPYVITKVLL